The Vitis vinifera cultivar Pinot Noir 40024 chromosome 12, ASM3070453v1 genome has a segment encoding these proteins:
- the LOC104880886 gene encoding uncharacterized protein LOC104880886, with the protein MVGEGGGSSIRVGTTGKISVLMTRELESTRCESSETPVSCRRKCQTGPVSVSCGTYARRQHRRTTGNGKSSGGSPRSSSQGSHGSAHRKTCNSRLPACRVPILSSDEVSFDRTPDRNWPGKKGSCVVEIVDLNCGNPERGWSSPMANRLKKLGFSRLSQTIN; encoded by the coding sequence ATGGTTGGTGAGGGTGGTGGTAGCTCCATCAGGGTGGGCACAACCGGGAAGATCAGTGTTCTGATGACAAGGGAACTGGAATCCACAAGATGTGAATCATCAGAGACACCAGTGTCTTGTAGAAGAAAATGCCAAACTGGCCCTGTCTCGGTTTCTTGTGGCACTTATGCAAGAAGACAACACCGAAGAACTACGGGCAATGGCAAGAGTTCTGGTGGCAGTCCAAGGAGTTCCAGTCAGGGCAGCCATGGAAGCGCCCACAGAAAAACTTGCAACTCTAGACTGCCAGCCTGTCGCGTTCCTATTCTCAGCTCTGATGAGGTTTCTTTTGATAGAACTCCTGATAGAAACTGGCCTGGTAAGAAAGGCTCTTGTGTCGTTGAAATTGTGGACCTCAACTGTGGGAATCCTGAAAGAGGTTGGTCTAGCCccatggccaaccggctcaagaAGCTTGGTTTCTCAAGGCTCTCTCAGACCATAAACTAA
- the LOC100265485 gene encoding LOW QUALITY PROTEIN: protein DETOXIFICATION 40 (The sequence of the model RefSeq protein was modified relative to this genomic sequence to represent the inferred CDS: deleted 1 base in 1 codon) gives MESSRDGVNEPMLQSNPPLSSERRSETSRQLESILSDTRLPFCQRLLAATSTESKLLFRLAGPAVAVYMINYLMSMSTQIFAGHLGNLELAAASLGNTGVQMFAYGLMLGMGSAVETLCGQAFGAQKFEMLGIYLQKSTVLLTITGFLLTFIYIFCKPILILLRESSEIASAAAIFVYGLIPQIYAYAANFPIQKFLQAQSIVAPSAYISAATLLLHLLLSWVAVYKIGLGLVGSSLVLSLSWWIIVVAQFFYIVKSEKCKCTWGGFSLKAVSGLCGFFKLSAASAVMLCLETWYFQVLVLLAGLLENPEVALDALSICMTILGFVFVILVGFNAAASVRVGNELGAGHPKSAAFSVVVVTLVSFLISVVAAAVVFVLRHVISYAFTGGETVAQAVSDLCPVLAITLMLNGIQPVLSGVAVGCGWQAFVAYVNVGCYYIVGVPLGSLLGFYFKLGAKGIWLGMLGGTLMQTFILIWVTARTNWNKEVRFHSCVCLKK, from the exons ATGGAATCTTCTCGTGATGGTGTTAATGAGCCGATGTTACAGTCCAATCCACCATTGTCGTCGGAGAGAAGGTCTGAAACCAGTAGGCAGCTGGAGAGCATATTGTCCGACACTCGGCTGCCCTTCTGCCAGCGCCTCCTGGCGGCGACATCGACTGAATCGAAGCTTCTTTTCAGACTCGCTGGGCCCGCCGTCGCTGTTTACATGATCAACTATCTCATGTCTATGTCCACCCAAATCTTCGCCGGCCACCTCGGTAATCTTGAGCTCGCCGCCGCCTCCCTCGGCAACACCGGAGTCCAGATGTTCGCTTACGGCCTCATG TTAGGGATGGGGAGTGCCGTTGAGACTCTGTGTGGGCAAGCTTTCGGAgctcaaaaatttgaaatgcTGGGCATTTATCTCCAGAAATCCACCGTTCTCCTCACCATTACCGGGTTCCTTCTCACTTTCATCTACATCTTCTGCAAACCCATCCTGATTCTTCTGCGTGAATCATCTGAAATCGCATCAGCAGCCGCGATCTTCGTTTACGGCCTCATTCCTCAAATCTACGCATACGCAGCCAACTTCCCGATCCAAAAGTTTCTACAGGCTCAAAGCATAGTGGCCCCAAGTGCATATATATCGGCAGCTACACTGTTGCTGCACCTGTTGCTGAGTTGGGTGGCTGTGTACAAGATAGGGCTGGGGTTGGTGGGTTCGTCGCTGGTGCTGAGCCTCTCATGGTGGATAATTGTGGTGGCTCAGTTCTTCTATATAGTAAAGAGCGAGAAGTGTAAGTGCACATGGGGTGGGTTCAGTCTGAAGGCTGTCTCTGGGTTGTGTGGGTTCTTCAAACTATCCGCAGCATCTGCAGTGATGCTGTGCTTGGAGACTTGGTATTTTCAGGTTCTGGTTCTGCTGGCTGGCTTGCTTGAGAATCCTGAGGTGGCTTTGGATGCTCTGTCGATATG CATGACAATACTTGGATTTGTATTCGTGATT TTAGTTGGGTTCAATGCTGCTGCAAG TGTAAGAGTGGGGAATGAGCTTGGAGCTGGGCACCCCAAATCAGCAGCATTTTCAGTGGTGGTGGTGACTCTGGTCTCCTTCCTAATATCAGTGGTAGCTGCGGCTGTGGTCTTTGTCCTTCGTCATGTCATTAGCTATGCTTTCACTGGTGGGGAAACTGTGGCGCAAGCTGTTTCTGATCTGTGTCCAGTCTTGGCCATCACCCTCATGCTCAATGGCATTCAACCAGTCTTATCAG GCGTGGCTGTTGGGTGTGGATGGCAAGCTTTTGTGGCCTATGTAAATGTGGGTTGTTATTACATCGTGGGGGTGCCTTTAGGCTCACTCTTGGGCTTTTACTTCAAGCTTGGTGCAAAG GGAATTTGGTTAGGAATGCTAGGAGGCACATTAAtgcaaacttttattttaatttgggtTACGGCACGCACCAATTGGAATAAGGAGGTACGTTTTCATTCATGTGTCTGTTTGAAGAAATAA
- the LOC100241387 gene encoding protein DETOXIFICATION 40 — translation MESSRDGVNEPMLQSNPPLSSEGRSETSGQLESILSDTRLPFCQRLLEATSTESKLLFRLAGPAVAVYMINYLMSMSTQIFAGHLGNLELAAASLGNTGVQMFAYGLMLGMGSAVETLCGQAFGAQKFEMLGIYLQKSTVLLTITGFLLTFIYIFCKPILILLGESSEIASAAAIFVYGLIPQIYAYAANFPIQKFLQAQSIVAPSAYISAATLLLHLLLSWVAVYKIGLGLVGSSLVLSLSWWIIVVAQFFYIVKSEKCKYTWGGFSMKAVSGLCGFFKLSAASAVMLCLETWYFQILVLLAGLLENPKVALDALSICMTILGFVFMISVGFNAAASVRVGNELGAGHPKSAAFSVVVVTLVSFLISVVAAAVVLVLRHVISYAFTGGETVAQAVSDLCPVLAITLMLNGIQPVLSGVAVGCGWQAFVAYVNVGCYYIVGVPLGSLLGFYFKLGAKGIWLGMLGGTLMQTFILIWVTARTNWNKEVEKAKERMEKWDDKKQPLLMD, via the exons ATGGAATCTTCTCGTGATGGTGTTAATGAGCCGATGTTACAGTCCAATCCACCATTGTCGTCGGAGGGAAGGTCTGAAACCAGTGGGCAGCTGGAGAGCATATTGTCCGACACTCGGCTGCCCTTCTGCCAGCGCCTCCTGGAGGCGACTTCGACTGAATCAAAGCTTCTTTTCAGACTCGCCGGCCCCGCCGTCGCTGTTTACATGATCAACTATCTCATGTCTATGTCCACCCAAATCTTCGCCGGCCACCTCGGTAATCTTGAGCTCGCCGCCGCCTCCCTCGGCAACACCGGCGTCCAGATGTTCGCTTACGGCCTCATG TTAGGGATGGGGAGTGCCGTTGAGACTCTGTGTGGGCAAGCATTTGGAgctcaaaaatttgaaatgcTGGGCATTTATCTCCAGAAATCCACCGTTCTCCTCACCATAACCGGGTTCCTTCTCACTTTCATCTACATCTTCTGCAAACCCATCCTGATTCTTCTGGGTGAATCATCTGAAATCGCATCAGCAGCCGCGATCTTCGTTTACGGCCTCATTCCTCAAATCTACGCATACGCAGCCAACTTCCCGATCCAAAAGTTTCTACAGGCTCAAAGCATAGTGGCCCCAAGTGCATATATATCGGCAGCTACACTGTTGCTGCACCTGTTGCTGAGTTGGGTGGCTGTGTACAAGATAGGGCTGGGGTTGGTGGGTTCGTCGCTGGTGCTGAGCCTCTCATGGTGGATAATTGTGGTGGCTCAGTTCTTCTATATAGTAAAGAGCGAGAAGTGTAAGTACACATGGGGTGGGTTCAGTATGAAGGCTGTCTCTGGGTTGTGTGGGTTCTTCAAACTATCAGCAGCATCTGCAGTGATGCTGTGCTTGGAGACTTGGTATTTTCAGATTCTGGTTCTGCTGGCTGGCTTGCTTGAGAATCCTAAGGTGGCTTTGGATGCTCTGTCGATATG CATGACAATACTTGGATTTGTATTCATGATTTCAGTTGGATTCAATGCTGCTGCAAG TGTAAGAGTGGGGAATGAGCTTGGAGCTGGGCACCCCAAATCAGCAGCATTTTCAGTGGTGGTGGTGACGCTGGTCTCCTTCCTAATATCAGTGGTAGCTGCGGCCGTCGTCCTTGTCCTTCGCCATGTCATTAGCTATGCTTTCACTGGTGGGGAAACTGTGGCGCAAGCTGTTTCTGATCTGTGTCCAGTCTTGGCCATCACCCTCATGCTCAATGGCATTCAACCAGTCTTATCAG GCGTGGCTGTTGGGTGTGGATGGCAAGCTTTTGTGGCCTATGTAAATGTGGGTTGTTATTACATCGTGGGGGTGCCTTTAGGCTCACTCTTGGGCTTTTACTTCAAGCTTGGTGCAAAG GGAATTTGGTTAGGAATGCTAGGAGGCACATTAAtgcaaacttttattttaatttgggtTACGGCACGCACCAATTGGAATAAGGAG GTGGAAAAAGCTAAAGAAAGAATGGAAAAGTGGGATGACAAGAAGCAGCCACTTTTGATGGACTGA